The nucleotide window ATCGGCAACGAACAGAAGGAGGTCACCTTCCCTGGCTTGCATTACCTTCATCAATTCCTGAAGTTCTTCAGCGGTGAAAAACTTGGCAATTGGTGAACGGACGCCTTCCGTAGTTATGGCCATCCATGCCAGGCCTTTGGCCCCATATGTAGTCGCAAGTTTTGTCAATTCATCCAACTCGCGGCGCGAGAAGGCGGCACCGCCTTTCACACATAGGCCGCGCACCACACCTCCCGTGGCCACCGCATCACGAAAAACCTTAAAACCGCACTTTTTAACTTCCGTTGAAACGTCCTGAATCTCAAGGCCGAAGCGGAGATCGGGTTTATCGGTACCAAAACGGGTAATGGCTTCCTGATAAGTCAGCCGCGGCAAGGGCAAATTAATCTCCACACCCAGGGTTTCCCGGAAAATATGGGCCATCAATTCTTCTACCAGATTTAAGATATCTTCCCTCTGGATAAAGGACATTTCCATATCCAGCTGGGTGAATTCAGGTTGACGGTCGGCCCTTAAGTCTTCATCCCGGAAACAACGAACGATCTGAAAATAACGTTCGACACCCGCCACCATCAGGATTTGTTTAAAGAGTTGGGGTGACTGGGGCAGGGCAAAGAATTCTCCCGGCCGCAGCCGGCTCGGCACGAGAAAATCCCTAGCGCCTTCCGGGGTGCTGCGGGTAAGCATGGGGGTTTCGATTTCCCAAAAGCCACGGCCGTCGAGGAATTCGCGAATGGCCCTGGTCGTTTGGTAACGCAGACGCAAGATCTCCTGCATCTCCGGGCGGCGTAAATCCAGGTATCGATAGCGCAGGCGCAGGGCCTCATCGACGCCAATATTGTCTTCAATGTAAAACGGCGGAGTTTTCGCCCGGTTGAGGATCCTTAGCTCCCTGGCCTCGACCTCGATGGCACCGGTGGCCAGGCGGGGATTGGCCGTTCCTTCAGGCCGCTGCCTTACTCTGCCCCGCACGGCCACCACATATTCGTTGCGCACTTCTTCGGCTTTCTTAAATGCTTCCCCGCTTTCCGGATCGCACACGACCTGGACCAGGCCGGACCGGTCCCGCAGGTCGA belongs to Moorella humiferrea and includes:
- the aspS gene encoding aspartate--tRNA ligase; the encoded protein is MLEGIAGLHRSHGCGELRATNTGEEVTLMGWVHRRRDHGGLIFIDLRDRSGLVQVVCDPESGEAFKKAEEVRNEYVVAVRGRVRQRPEGTANPRLATGAIEVEARELRILNRAKTPPFYIEDNIGVDEALRLRYRYLDLRRPEMQEILRLRYQTTRAIREFLDGRGFWEIETPMLTRSTPEGARDFLVPSRLRPGEFFALPQSPQLFKQILMVAGVERYFQIVRCFRDEDLRADRQPEFTQLDMEMSFIQREDILNLVEELMAHIFRETLGVEINLPLPRLTYQEAITRFGTDKPDLRFGLEIQDVSTEVKKCGFKVFRDAVATGGVVRGLCVKGGAAFSRRELDELTKLATTYGAKGLAWMAITTEGVRSPIAKFFTAEELQELMKVMQAREGDLLLFVADSETIAAGTLGALRLELGRRLRLYDPGQLAFTWVTDFPLLEYSPEEKRFVAVHHPFTMPMEEDWPLLDTDPLKVRALAYDLVLNGVELGGGSIRIHRRDIQEKMFSLLGFSPEEAQEKFGFLLEAFEYGTPPHGGIAFGLDRMVMLMARRDTIRDCIAFPKTQSGTCLLTGAPSPVAPEQLLELHLRTVVRSADRQGKAVQE